In Salmo trutta unplaced genomic scaffold, fSalTru1.1, whole genome shotgun sequence, one genomic interval encodes:
- the LOC115187583 gene encoding neuroblastoma-amplified sequence has product MVPFLHRCEKQMEGASEALLREYLVTLSRQDLSLPLAVFQHSRPDSQQKVLGDPDQLMTVALECIYSCERDDQLSLCYDILECLPQRGYGSLFPVP; this is encoded by the exons ATGGTTCCTTTCCTGCATCGCTGTGAGAAACAGATGGAGGGCGCTAGCGAGGCCCTGCTGAGAGAATATCTGGTGACCCTCTCTCGGCAAGACCTGTCTCTACCCCTGGCCGTCTTCCAACACTCCAGACCTGAC AGCCAGCAGAAGGTGCTCGGGGACCCAGATCAGCTGATGACCGTGGCGTTGGAGTGCATCTACAGCTGTGAGAGAGACGATCAGCTGTCCCTCTGCTACGACATCCTGGAGTGTCTACCTCAGAGAGGCTacgg CTCCCTATTCCCTGtaccctaa